From the Winogradskyella forsetii genome, the window ACTTTAACGTTGGCTGTGACAACAACTATGTTCTGAACGTTTCAATGGAAGGCTATGAAACCACTTCAGTTCCTGTTGGGGAATCGGATGGAGAAGCTGTTGAAGTGGCCATAGAGCTAAAACCGATAAATGAAATGATCACGGAAACCGAAGTGAAACTGAACAATATCTACTTTGAGTTCAACAAGAGCAATATCACTAACCAAGGTGCTATGGAACTGGATAAACTGGTGGCCATAATGAAGGATCACCCAGAGATGAAGATTTTGGTAAGATCCCATACGGATTCTAAGGGAAATGCGGATTACAACCTAAAGCTGTCCGAAAGGCGCGCACAATCCACCATGCAGTATGTGATATCCAAGGGCATCGATGGCCAGAGGTTATCTGCAAAGGGTATGGGAGCCACGGCACCAAAAGTAAATTGTGGCCCTAATTGCACGGAAGATGAGGATGCGCAGAACAGACGATCGGAGTTCTTAATTGTTAGGGACTAATATCTTATTTGGTTACGATCTTAAAAATTTTAGATATCAGAAAAACTAACTAATCAACCACATAAACCAATTCAACAAATTCAGATAGCCTAAAATATCCAAAAGGATAGTTATCTGAATTGGTTGTATTAATGCAATTGCCTCTTACGGTTGCTGGTTGTGTTTCAAATGGTCCGCCACCTTGTTCACTTCCTTGCTGTAAAAGAATAAACATAAATTCATAATATTGTTCTGAAACTCCAAAATGGCGCATGATCACTTCATCCCCAGATTCTAAATCTTCCTCGGTGTAATAAGCAAAAATTTGATTGCCATCAATAAATTCATCATCTAAAACGTCTAAAGTTGGAACCACTGGAATATCACTTATATATTCAAAGAAATAAAAATTATCGATATCCGGAGGATCTGTAAAATAGGTTTTTAATTCAATATCCTCACCTGTAAAACCGCCTTCATTATTCTGTTCTACAAATTCTATTGGAACTACTGACTTCAAGGTTTCCGATGCTGTATAAATTTCCCCATTGTAATTAATAGTTAAGTTATAGACACCATCAATGACTGGAATGAAATTATTGTTTCGATAGATACCAGTATCAGCTTCCTCAATAAAATTAAACGTATTATTGTTGGTATCTGTAATTTGAACCGTAGCTCCATTTGCGGGTGGAGTAGCATCATCAAAAAATGGCGCTGACAGTGATAATTTTATACTTTGTTGGTTTCCTGTTGTATTTTTTAACCAGTTGATGGAAGCTTCAATAACTAACCGTGGTTCTGCTTCATTAAGGTCGACGTCAATGACATCTTCGCACGTATAAAATAATGAAAAGACGAGGAGCATATAGATTGATTTTTTCATGATTTAAAATTTAAAATTATAAGAAATTGAAGGTACCATTCCAAAAATGGCTAAACGTACGGCTTCATTCGTTCCAGTATCCCTGTTTTCCCTAAAGGATATACTGGCTGCATTTTTACGACCATAAACGTTGTAAACTCCAAACACCCATTCGCCTTTAAATCCTTTGGTACTCTCTTGTTTTGGGTTAAAATTTGCAGAAATATCCAAGCGATGATATGTCGGTAATCTACTGGAGTTTCTGGCTTCGTAATTTGGGATTACCAAGCCATTGTACTCGTATTGACCGTTGGGATAGGTGGTAGGCTGCCCTGTTTGAAATAAGAAATTTGAACTAAACGACCACTTTTTGTTCAACTCATAGCTTCCTGTCAAGGAAATATCATGGGTTTTGTCATAAGCCGTATTATACCATTGGCCATTACTGATTCCTGTTTCCACGGGAGTTCTTCCTGGCGTTCTTTGTTCGGACTTAGACAACGTATATGCCAGCCAACCTGTAAACCTGCCTTCATTTTTTCTAAACAGAACTTCCAATCCGTATGCTCTTGCTTCACCATTCAAGATAACCTGCTCTATGGCATCATTGGCTATTAAATTGGCACCATCCACATAATCGATTCGGTTTTTAATGGTTTTATAGAAGCTTTCAACCTCTAAGGAAAATGTATTGTCTTTAATGGTTCTAAAGTATCCAACAGCAACTTGATCCAACAATTGTGGTTTCACATATTTACCACTAGGCGTCCACACATCTAAAGGCGTAGGAGAGTTGGTATTGGATAATAAATGCAAATATTGGCTCATTCGGTTGTAACTGGCCTTAACCGATGAATTATCGTTAAGCTGATAGGCAATTGCCAATCTAGGTTCAATATTTGAAAACGATTCTATGACATCACTTCTGTTAAAAGTTTCTGTACCGATTGGTTCTGCTTTTTCATAGATGCCAATGGCTTCATTAAATGTTAAAGCAGAATTGTTTTCATAAATATTTAATTCATCTTGTCCCAAACGATGAAACGTACTGAAACGTGCGCCATAACTTACAGAAAGCTTGTTACTTAATTTATGCTCAGCATCTAGATATATGGCATTTTCAAAAGCATATTTATCAATTAATTTATAAGGGTTGATCCCTGAACTTTCAGTTGTCGGATTGATATCACCAGGATTAAACTTATAGTAAATGCTGTTTAGTCCATATTCAAGTTTAAAATTATTGTTGATGTAATGTTTGAAATCGTATTTCAGATTAAAGTTTCTTATACCAGACTCCCAATCAAATTCAACAAAAGTTAATTTTAAACCGTAATAGTAATCGGAATAAATTAAGGATAGATTAGAAAATAATTTATCTGAAAACAAATGATTCCACCTAAAATTAATAACCGTATTCCCAAATGTGTTTTCAAAACTGTCTGAGATTTCAAAGACATCCCTGCCAAAATAACCTGATAAGTAAACATTATTGTTTTTATTGATATTGTAGCTAAGTTTAGTGTTTAAATCGTAGAAATAAGCTTTACTATCAATATCAAAAAGTGGCAGGAACAAGTGCGCATAACTACTTCGGCCACCAACCAAAAAAGAACCCTTCTCCTTTACTATAGGACCTTCAGCTAATAAACGACTGGAAATTAAGCCGATGCCACCATTCATGTGAAATGTATTGCTATTGCCTTCTTTTTGGTAAATATCCAAAACAGAAGATACGCGACCGCCATATTTGGCAGGTATTCCGCCTTTATATAGTTTAAGGTCTTTGATCGCATCTGGATTAAAAACCGAAAAGAAACCAAAAAGATGGGACGAGTTAAATATGGTGGCTTCATCTAAAAGAATTAAATTTTGGTCAGCCGCTCCACCTCTTACATTAAAGCCAGAAGAGCCTTCGCCAGCATTGGTAACACCTGGTAACAATGTTATGGATTTTATAACATCAACTTCACCCAAAACCACTGGCATATTCTTTATGGTTTTAATTGATAAAGAATTCACGCTCATTTGTGGTTTTTTAATGTTCAGTTTTTCGATATCTTCAGTCACAACAACTTCATCCAAACTTTCGGCAGCTTCCTCAAGTTTATAGTTTTTTGTCACATTATCGTTAAGTTCTAAGGTCTCTGAAATGGTTTTAAAACCTAAATAACTTATTTGTATGTCATAAGTGCCTGATGGTAAGGTGATAGAGTAGAATCCGTATTCATTGGTCACTGTTCCTGTTTGTAATTCTGGGATTATAATGTTCACACCAATAAGGGTTTCATTACTAAGAATATCGGTTATGGTGCCGCTAAGTGTAAATTTGTCTTGAGCTTGAAGTCCGAATACATTGAGCAATAAACAGAGGATAAAACCTCTAAGAAGTAATTTCATATGCGATGAATATTGTAGTTTGATTGGTACTGTGTTTCTACTAAAAACGATTAACCTATAACGTTGTTACACTAAAAGTAAATTAAAACATAAAAAAAGCTTCCCTAAAGAAGCTTTTTTAACATAACCTTAATCTAAGGATTAATCGTTTACAATAGTATTCAATGCTTTGCTCGGACGCATAGCGTTAGTCACTAAATTTTCATCAGGAAGATAATAACCCTCAATATTTACAGATTCGCCTTGGCAGTCAATTAATTCCTTAACTATGGCTTCTTCATTTGAAGATAGTGCCTTGTGTATTTCAGAAAACTCAGCTTTGAGTTCCGCATCCTTATCTTGATTCGCTAAAGCTTCAGCCCAATACAGCGCCAAATAGAAATGGCTTCCTCTATTGTCTAATTCATTAACTTTTCTTGACGGTCCTTTTTTGTTTTCCAATAATTTATCTGAAGCATCATCTAAAGTTTCCCCCAAAACGCTTGCTTTTTTATTATCATTCACCTGTGAAAAATGCTCTAATGAAACTGCTAATGCTAAAAATTCGCCTAAAGAATCCCAACGTAAATGATTTTCTTCCACAAATTGCTGAACGTGTTTTGGTGCAGAACCTCCAGCACCAGTTTCAAACAAGCCACCTCCATTCATTAAAGGTACAATTGATAACATTTTGGCACTTGTACCCACTTCTAAAATCGGGAACAAATCCGTTAAATAATCTCTTAGAACGTTTCCTGTAACTGAGATGGTATCTTCTCCGGCTTTAAGTCGTTTTAAAGTGAAATTAGTGGCATCAATTGGCGATAAAATTCTAATATCCAATCCTTCAGTATCGTGATCTTTAAGATATGTATTTACTTTTTTAATCAATTCTGCATCATGAGCTCTTTTCTTATCCAACCAAAAAACAGCAGGTGTTTCAGACGCTCTTGCTCTTGTCACCGCTAATTTCACCCAATCTTGAATCGGTGCATCTTTAGTTTGGCACATTCTCCAAATATCACCTTCTTCTACTTTATGACTTGTTAAAACATTGCCGTTAGCGTCAATTGCTTCAACCTTTCCTTTAGATTTTATCTCGAAAGTTTTATCATGAGATCCATATTCTTCGGCTTTTTGAGCCATAAGTCCGACATTAGGAACGGTTCCCATGGTTGTAGGATCAAAAGCGCCATGTTTTTTACAGAAATCGATGGTAGCAATATACACACCAGCATAACTGCTATCTGGAATGACCGCTTTAGTATCTTGTAGTTTGCCTTCAGCATTCCACATTTGCCCAGATGTTCTGATCATTGCTGGCATAGATGCATCGATAATAACATCACTAGGTACATGGAGATTGGTAATGCCTCTATCTGAATTTACCATGGCTAAATCTGCACTATGGTCTAAAGCAAAACGAATATCGTCTCTAATCGCGTCGCGTTTTTCTTCTGGTAAATCGTGTAATTTTTCAAGTAAGTTACCGAAACCATTCTTAACATCCACTCCAATTTTTTCAAAGGTTTTGCCATGTTTCTCAAACAAATCACTAAAGAACACACGTACAGCATGCCCAAATATGATTGGGTCAGACACCTTCATCATGGTCGCTTTCATATGTAATGAGAACAACACGCTTTTGTCTAGAGCATCTTCAACTTGCTCTTCTAAGAATTCAAGTAGAGCTTTTTTGCTCATTACCGTAGCATCGATAATTTCGCCATTTAACAAATCTAAGCGCTCTTTTAGGTTGGTTTTATTGCCTTTGGCATCTGTATGAACAATTTTTATGGTGTTGGCAGCATTAAGTGTAACTGATTTTTCGTTGTGCGCAAAATCACCTTTAGACATTGTAGCCACATGGGTTTTAGAATCTTTGCTCCAAGCTCCCATACTGTGCGGATTTTTCTTGGCATAATTCTTAACGGCTTTTGGCGCACGTCTGTCTGAATTTCCTTCCCTAAGAACTGGGTTCACGGCACTTCCTTTTATTTTATCGTAGCGTGACTTAATTTCCTTTTCAGCATCATTTTTTGGTTCGTCTGGATAATCAGGAAGTTTGTAGCCTTTGCTTTGTAACTCTTCAATGGCAGCATTAAGTTGTGGAATGGAGGCACTTATATTAGGTAATTTTATAATATTAGCTTCTGGTTTTTTCGCTAACTCGCCCAATTCGGCAAGCGCATCAGCTACTTTTTGGTCTTCTGTTAAAAAATCCGGGAAAGTTGCTAAAATCCTAGCAGCTAATGATATATCCTTTGTTTCAATAGTAATGCCAGAAGACTTTGTAAATGCTTTAACAATTGGTAAAAAAGAACGTGTTGCTAAAGCTGGTGCTTCATCCGTTTTTGTATAAACTATCTTTGCTGTTTTTGTCATAAGTCTTGAAAATAATTTGAATAATATTTTGCCTAAAATTAAGCTGAGCAAATATACGAAAACGTTTGATTTTACAAGTGGTAGATTAACACTAAACAGTACGAATTTTTAAGGAATCTGTAAATTACAGAAGAAATCCATTAAATTATTATTTTATCTTTATTTTGAAGGCTTCTAGCAGTCCCAAAATATTTTCTTTTGAAAAAGATGCATTCTTAATTTGATTGATGGAAGGGTTAATATTGAAATTAAAAGCCGAAGTAAAATCCGTATGTTCTAGGTTGGTTCTGTCGAAAGTGGAGTTACTTAAATCACAGTCCTTAAAGACCACGTGTTTGGCTTCGCTTTCTGTGAAATCCACTTGATGCATTATACAATTTGAAAATTGCGTATGATTGATTTTTAGTTGGTAGAAACTACTTAAATTCAAGGTGCAATTTTGAAACTTGAAGGACAACAAAAAGGCATTACAATTTTGAAATAAAACTCCTAGAATTTTACAATCTTTAAAGTTAACAGCGTTGAAGGTTGTATGCATCACATTAACATTACTAAAATTACAATCCACAAAATCACATTCCAAAAAATTAATATTGGAGAGGTCGGAGTTTTCAAAATTACAATTGGTAAACGTGCATTCCATATATTCTGCTTTTGGGAGCGGATTGTTTGTATAATCTTTTGAGTTGAAGTTTTGATTGTCCGTTAATGGTGGGTTCATGTTGGTAGCGTACTAAATGATTTGATCTGTTTGAGATCCTGAAATAAGTTCAGGATGACGAAATTAGAAATTTAGTCAAAAAAAAAGCCATATCACTCAGATAAAATCTGCGCTGACATGGCTTTCATAGAAACAGTACTAACGTGACCTACTTAGCTTGCACTAACACAACTGAATGACCTAAGTCAACAGTTTTTCGGTTCAAGGGTTTCTGTTTCAAATTCGAAACAGTTCATATCTTTCAAAATGTATTGACCTGATATTACTTTGTTTCTTAGGTCTGTTTTTCTTGATGTTTTCCTAAAATACTCGCATAAACGAAAATTAGGTTTAAAACATTGCTCGTCCTTTTCGTGTTCACTTTCGGTTCCACTACTTCTTCGGAGCTTTCCACTTTAACACTACAACCTGCCGAAACATGTTATATTCTTAAAGCTTCATGATTATTTCACAAACACTTGCTTTCACAAGTTGCTACATAACCTCAAAAAACAACCTCAATACATAAAGAACGAATCTCTAGTAACAATTTAACATTAATTTGAAATGAATTTCAATCCCGATAATTATCGGAACAAACACAAAGGTTTGTTGTTAATTGTTTTACTAAATTAAGAAATTATTTCGAGAAACGGCAGTGTTTTAACATTTTAGATATCAACAGATTATAAACCGTAGTTATTAACAATTGTTTATAACAAGAAGAGCCTTCTTAAACAGAAGGCTCTTTATTGTAATATATAAGTTGGAATTATCTTCTAACTTCCTTGATTCTTGCTTTTTTACCAGTAAGACCTCTAAAGTAGTAAATTCTAGCTCTACGTACTTTACCACGTTTGTTAACTTCTACTTTTTGCAACGCAGGTAAATTAACTGGGAAGATACGTTCTACACCAATTGTTCCTGACATTTTACGGATGGTAAACGTTTCAGAAGATCCAGTTCCTTTACGTTGTAATACGACACCTCTAAAAAACTGGGTACGTACTTTTTCACCTTCTCTAATTTCGTAGTAAACTGTGATGGTATCACCAGCTCCAAATTCTGGAAAGTCTTTACGGGTTACAAATTCGTCTTGTACAAATTTTACTAAAGAATTCATTTTCTTTTATTTATAATAGTTGATTCAAAGCAACATTCACGATTCTCGCCAGAGGTTGGTCCAAATTGGTTTGCAAAAGTAGTACTTTTTTGCATATTCACAATACTTTATGCTTTATTTTTGGTATAAAGTTTTAACTTGAAAAACCAGGTTTGTTCTTCTGTGATCCGTCTTCCGTCACCTTTGTCATTCGTCCAAAAGATCTGGTCGTCGTTGCTTAGTTCTTTTATAGGCTTCTTCCTCTCTCCATTTTTCAATTTTGGCAAAGTTACCACTGAATAGCACTTCCGGCACTTTCATACCGTCGTATTCCCTGGGTTTGGTATAAATTGGTGGTGCCAATAAACCATCTTGAAACGAATCGGTTAGGGCAGAGGTCTCATTTCCCAATACGCCAGGAATTAAACGAATTACCGCATCACATAAAACGGCTGCGCCCAATTCGCCTCCAGAAAGGACGTAATCGCCAATGGAAATTTCACGTGTGATGAATTTATCGCGCACACGTTGGTCCACACCTTTATAATGTCCGCAGAGAATAATAATGTTTTCCTTTAAAGAAGTCTGGTTGGCAATGCTTTGGTTGAGTTGCTCGCCATCTGGTGTCATATATATAATCTCGTCGTAATGACGCTCGTTTTGCAATTTGGTAATACACTTATCAATAGGTGCAATGCTCATCACCATGCCTGCGCCACCTCCGAACTGGGTATCATCAACCGATTTGTAACCTCCAGTTGCAAAATCCCTTAAATTATGTAAATGGACTTCTACCAAACCGGCTTCAATGGCACGTTTTAGAATTGAAGCTTCAAACGGACTTTTTAAAAGTTCTGGTAATACGGTGATGATGTCTATGCGCATGATGTTGTCAAAATTGAGTGCAAAGATAGGCTTTATTGGTATTAATTTGAATGCCGTTTCAGAAGCAATTAATCATTCCCATAAACTAGGTCTAGAAATTCCGACTTCTCTAATTTTCCGAAATAGTTTTGAATTGATACATTTTCTAGTTTCTTATTGATTTCATGTTTGTCATAAGGCACACCAATGAGTAGATCTTCTATTTCTGAAACGGGTTGCCTTCCAAAAAAATCACCAAAGATTTTAAGGTCTGAAATATGCCCTTTTTCCACAAAAATACGAAGGTCAATTTCTCCTATCGGAAAACGTTTATTGCGTTGAATATTGAATTTAGGTGAACGGCCAAAATTCCAGTCCCATAAATCATACTTTTCGGCTTTTAATTCATGGACGGCTTTCCATTCGGTTTCGGTTAACTTATAAGTTTCAAAGGGTTCGCTGGCTTCATATAGTCCAATGAGTAATTGTTTTTTAAAGTCGGACATTGAAATTGGCCTCTCTAAAAAATCACTGATATTTGCCACACGACTTCTCACGGATTTATGACCTTTAGATTGAATTTTACTCATTTTTACTTGAAGCGCTTTTACCACTTCCGTCATCTCCGTATCGAATAATAGTGTGCCATGACTAATCATCCGTTTTCCTGTGGAAAATTGTGCTGTTCCAGAGATTTTCTTCTCATCTACTAAAATATCATTTCGTCCTTTTAGTTCGGCAGCAACTCCCATAGCATTCAATACACGGATGACAGGTGCTGTAAACTTTTTAAAATTGCTGATGCTTTTTCCATCGTGATTGGTAATAAAACTAAAGTTCAGATTTCCTAAATCGTGATACACCGCGCCACCACCAGAAATACGTCGAACCACATGGATGTTATTGGCTTCTATATAGTCTTGGTTGATTTCTTCCAAAGTATTTTGGTTACGTCCAATAATAATGGATGGCTCGTTGATATAGAACAACAAGTAATCTGTGGACTTATCAAAATGTCTTAAGGCATATTCTTCTAAGGCTAAGTTTAATTTTGGATTAGTATGGCCTTCATTGTCAATAAAAATCATAAGGTATTTTTGGTTTAATTTCCAACAAAGATAAAGAAATTGGGTATGGTTAATGGGCTGAGCAAAGTGAGTGCAGCTTAAGACCTAGTCACTTGATGGGTCATTTAAAAAGGCTTGCATTTTTTTATTGACCATTTCAGCTTGATCGATAGATAGAAAGTGGCCTGCATTTGGGATCACTTCTCCTTTTCCTTTTGGAAGTTCGTTGGCGATTTTTACGGTTTTTTTTGTATTGATCATATCATCATCGCCAATTAAAACCAAAATAGGCATTTGTAAAGATTTTAGTTCGCTATCAGAGAAAGGCTTCATACTCGCCATAAATTTGTTTTCCAAATCTTTTTTGATCCCAATTCTATATTGCTTTAAGTACACCTCACTAATATTAGCAGCGTTGCTGGACATACTTTCTAAACTTTGCGATATTTGTTTTTCTTTTGAAGAAAATAGGGATACTATATTTTTAAGTAAATCTGTACTTGGTCTAATCCATGTGAAGGTTTGCGCAGGACTTAATAATACCAAGCTTTTTATCTTTTCTTGATGCTTTAAGGCCAAATTAACGGCTAGCCAACCACCTTTTGAAGCGCCAATGACATGAAAGCTATCCAATTCCAAAACGAACAAAACTTCCTTATACCAATCGATTACTTTTTCAACACTTTCAATATCGTTATACAAATAGGACTTTCCGGGTTCTAAAATAAAGTCAATGGCAAACACACGATGGTTTTCAGTCAATGCTTCGATATTTGGATACCACATGGTAGAACTTGCATTCATACCGTGAAGTAAGACCACAGGTTCTCCGTTTTTAGGACCGCTCACAATGACATGCGCAATACCATTAGTTGTGGTAATGTATAATTCTTCAAAATCAACATTCCACAATTTTAATGATTCGTCGTAAGCCTCATAATAAGCTTTATCAGCAGCAGAAGCTTTTTCTATATAGTCTGGAGTTTTTTTATAATTATTGTAATTGTCAGTACAACTCATAAATAAAATAGAAAACGAAAGCCATAAAAATAGTTTCATAAAGGGTTTTGTGAA encodes:
- a CDS encoding DUF4249 domain-containing protein; amino-acid sequence: MKKSIYMLLVFSLFYTCEDVIDVDLNEAEPRLVIEASINWLKNTTGNQQSIKLSLSAPFFDDATPPANGATVQITDTNNNTFNFIEEADTGIYRNNNFIPVIDGVYNLTINYNGEIYTASETLKSVVPIEFVEQNNEGGFTGEDIELKTYFTDPPDIDNFYFFEYISDIPVVPTLDVLDDEFIDGNQIFAYYTEEDLESGDEVIMRHFGVSEQYYEFMFILLQQGSEQGGGPFETQPATVRGNCINTTNSDNYPFGYFRLSEFVELVYVVD
- a CDS encoding TonB-dependent receptor, whose product is MKLLLRGFILCLLLNVFGLQAQDKFTLSGTITDILSNETLIGVNIIIPELQTGTVTNEYGFYSITLPSGTYDIQISYLGFKTISETLELNDNVTKNYKLEEAAESLDEVVVTEDIEKLNIKKPQMSVNSLSIKTIKNMPVVLGEVDVIKSITLLPGVTNAGEGSSGFNVRGGAADQNLILLDEATIFNSSHLFGFFSVFNPDAIKDLKLYKGGIPAKYGGRVSSVLDIYQKEGNSNTFHMNGGIGLISSRLLAEGPIVKEKGSFLVGGRSSYAHLFLPLFDIDSKAYFYDLNTKLSYNINKNNNVYLSGYFGRDVFEISDSFENTFGNTVINFRWNHLFSDKLFSNLSLIYSDYYYGLKLTFVEFDWESGIRNFNLKYDFKHYINNNFKLEYGLNSIYYKFNPGDINPTTESSGINPYKLIDKYAFENAIYLDAEHKLSNKLSVSYGARFSTFHRLGQDELNIYENNSALTFNEAIGIYEKAEPIGTETFNRSDVIESFSNIEPRLAIAYQLNDNSSVKASYNRMSQYLHLLSNTNSPTPLDVWTPSGKYVKPQLLDQVAVGYFRTIKDNTFSLEVESFYKTIKNRIDYVDGANLIANDAIEQVILNGEARAYGLEVLFRKNEGRFTGWLAYTLSKSEQRTPGRTPVETGISNGQWYNTAYDKTHDISLTGSYELNKKWSFSSNFLFQTGQPTTYPNGQYEYNGLVIPNYEARNSSRLPTYHRLDISANFNPKQESTKGFKGEWVFGVYNVYGRKNAASISFRENRDTGTNEAVRLAIFGMVPSISYNFKF
- a CDS encoding NADP-dependent isocitrate dehydrogenase, which encodes MTKTAKIVYTKTDEAPALATRSFLPIVKAFTKSSGITIETKDISLAARILATFPDFLTEDQKVADALAELGELAKKPEANIIKLPNISASIPQLNAAIEELQSKGYKLPDYPDEPKNDAEKEIKSRYDKIKGSAVNPVLREGNSDRRAPKAVKNYAKKNPHSMGAWSKDSKTHVATMSKGDFAHNEKSVTLNAANTIKIVHTDAKGNKTNLKERLDLLNGEIIDATVMSKKALLEFLEEQVEDALDKSVLFSLHMKATMMKVSDPIIFGHAVRVFFSDLFEKHGKTFEKIGVDVKNGFGNLLEKLHDLPEEKRDAIRDDIRFALDHSADLAMVNSDRGITNLHVPSDVIIDASMPAMIRTSGQMWNAEGKLQDTKAVIPDSSYAGVYIATIDFCKKHGAFDPTTMGTVPNVGLMAQKAEEYGSHDKTFEIKSKGKVEAIDANGNVLTSHKVEEGDIWRMCQTKDAPIQDWVKLAVTRARASETPAVFWLDKKRAHDAELIKKVNTYLKDHDTEGLDIRILSPIDATNFTLKRLKAGEDTISVTGNVLRDYLTDLFPILEVGTSAKMLSIVPLMNGGGLFETGAGGSAPKHVQQFVEENHLRWDSLGEFLALAVSLEHFSQVNDNKKASVLGETLDDASDKLLENKKGPSRKVNELDNRGSHFYLALYWAEALANQDKDAELKAEFSEIHKALSSNEEAIVKELIDCQGESVNIEGYYLPDENLVTNAMRPSKALNTIVND
- a CDS encoding pentapeptide repeat-containing protein, whose amino-acid sequence is MNPPLTDNQNFNSKDYTNNPLPKAEYMECTFTNCNFENSDLSNINFLECDFVDCNFSNVNVMHTTFNAVNFKDCKILGVLFQNCNAFLLSFKFQNCTLNLSSFYQLKINHTQFSNCIMHQVDFTESEAKHVVFKDCDLSNSTFDRTNLEHTDFTSAFNFNINPSINQIKNASFSKENILGLLEAFKIKIK
- the rplS gene encoding 50S ribosomal protein L19, with protein sequence MNSLVKFVQDEFVTRKDFPEFGAGDTITVYYEIREGEKVRTQFFRGVVLQRKGTGSSETFTIRKMSGTIGVERIFPVNLPALQKVEVNKRGKVRRARIYYFRGLTGKKARIKEVRR
- the trmD gene encoding tRNA (guanosine(37)-N1)-methyltransferase TrmD; the encoded protein is MRIDIITVLPELLKSPFEASILKRAIEAGLVEVHLHNLRDFATGGYKSVDDTQFGGGAGMVMSIAPIDKCITKLQNERHYDEIIYMTPDGEQLNQSIANQTSLKENIIILCGHYKGVDQRVRDKFITREISIGDYVLSGGELGAAVLCDAVIRLIPGVLGNETSALTDSFQDGLLAPPIYTKPREYDGMKVPEVLFSGNFAKIEKWREEEAYKRTKQRRPDLLDE
- a CDS encoding lipoate--protein ligase encodes the protein MIFIDNEGHTNPKLNLALEEYALRHFDKSTDYLLFYINEPSIIIGRNQNTLEEINQDYIEANNIHVVRRISGGGAVYHDLGNLNFSFITNHDGKSISNFKKFTAPVIRVLNAMGVAAELKGRNDILVDEKKISGTAQFSTGKRMISHGTLLFDTEMTEVVKALQVKMSKIQSKGHKSVRSRVANISDFLERPISMSDFKKQLLIGLYEASEPFETYKLTETEWKAVHELKAEKYDLWDWNFGRSPKFNIQRNKRFPIGEIDLRIFVEKGHISDLKIFGDFFGRQPVSEIEDLLIGVPYDKHEINKKLENVSIQNYFGKLEKSEFLDLVYGND
- a CDS encoding alpha/beta fold hydrolase, coding for MKLFLWLSFSILFMSCTDNYNNYKKTPDYIEKASAADKAYYEAYDESLKLWNVDFEELYITTTNGIAHVIVSGPKNGEPVVLLHGMNASSTMWYPNIEALTENHRVFAIDFILEPGKSYLYNDIESVEKVIDWYKEVLFVLELDSFHVIGASKGGWLAVNLALKHQEKIKSLVLLSPAQTFTWIRPSTDLLKNIVSLFSSKEKQISQSLESMSSNAANISEVYLKQYRIGIKKDLENKFMASMKPFSDSELKSLQMPILVLIGDDDMINTKKTVKIANELPKGKGEVIPNAGHFLSIDQAEMVNKKMQAFLNDPSSD